From the genome of Phoenix dactylifera cultivar Barhee BC4 chromosome 17, palm_55x_up_171113_PBpolish2nd_filt_p, whole genome shotgun sequence:
AGATTAGCACTTGTTAGCCTCAAACTCACGGGAATTGTGTTATTCATATAACCCTTCTCACCCCCCAAGTAAGTTTTCATTTCACAATGTGTAAGATCACAATATGCTTCTTTTCGAGTTACATTTATTACTGTACTAATTTCATTCCATGCATAAACATAAAAAAGTCTAACCACATCCTCTCTCATGAACTTCATTAATTCATGCAGGTGGTAGCTTGTACAAAGGACTCAATAGAGCCATTGCTACTCTGAGCGCTGGTGCTCTTGCGGTTGGAATTCACTGGCTTGCAAGTAAATCAGGAGAAACAGCAGAGCACATGATTCTTGGGAGTGCAGTCTTCTTATTATGTATGATACACAGCTATGAGTAAATTCTACCTTTTCTATCATTTTCTTGCGTACGTAGTTCCCTCtctgttttaagaaaagaaaactaatCTATGCTTATGCGTAATTTTTGTTTACTCAGCATCAGCAGCAACCTTTTCTCGATTCATTCCAACAATCAAAGTCCAGTTCGACTATGGAATCACAATATTTATCCTCACATTCAACTTGGTTGCACTCTCTGGCTACCGTGTGGATGAGCTGCTTGAGTTGGCCGAGCAACGACTCACCACCGTTGCAATTGGAATCTCCATCTGCCTCCTGGTCTGCATTCTGGGTTGCCCGGTATGGGCTGGCGAGGAACTTCACCTCCTCATCACCTGCAACATGGAGAAACTCGCTGATTCCTTAGTTGGTACATCCAATTCCAAAATCCATCCATGGTATTCAAGTTCATGATAAGCTATACTACTATATATCCCTTTATGTCTGATTTTTCTTTGTTGGATTAAATTACAGTATGTGTAGATAAATACTTACAGGAGGGAGGGATCGATGGTGACAAGGAAGCCTCGCATCAAAATTTGCAAGGTTATAAATGTGTTCTTAATTCGAAGGCCTCAGAAGATTCTCTGGTGAGTATATATACCTGGTACAGATAAACTGCATGCtttattttctttgttcttcATTCACTTGTGACCTTGTCTCTGCAGGCTAATTTAGCAAGATGGGAACCAGCTCATGGCCGCTTCAGGTTTCGATATCCATGGAGACAATACCTAAAAGTTGGTGCTGCCATGCGCTACTGTGCTTACTGCATAGAAACCCTTAATAGTTGCATGAATTCAGAATCTCGGGTAGATTTCAgtatctctttcttttcttaatacaTGTAGGCCTAGTAATTAATAATATGtttttatatcaaaattttTGAGACACATGTCCAATGGCAGGCTCCTGAGTATATAAAGAAGCATATTAGGGATGGTTGTGTTAAATTAAGCTTGGAATGTTCAGAGGTTTTGAAAGAGTTGGCAAGCTCAATCAAGTCGATGAAGAAATCCTCGAGAATAAATTATTTAGTTGGAGAGAAGAACAATGCTGTGGAGGAGCTCCTTGATGCCTTTAAATCTCTCCAACAAGCAGATAGTGCGCCACTACTTGGATCTCTGCCTCTTGTCACGGTTGCTTCGCTGTTAATCGAGATATCGGTGAGGACGGATGGGGTTGTTGACGCAGTTGAGACCCTGGCCAGCCTTGCATGTTTTGAGCCTGTTGACGGCGAGAAGCCCGGGCTATCCAAGCCCCCAACCAGTTCTCTTTCTTCCATTGTGTCCCAAGGAGAGGATGCCATGAAAACCCTTGAACATGTCTGAATTCCATGTCCTTGCTAATCTAGAAGTAAACAAGAAAAATGACTGCTAGGATTTGCTTGGTTGAGCAATAAAAGAGAGGAGTATTAAGAGACTGTTTGATTGGATATGTGCTTGGCTCTTTTCCTTCTGAACATTGAGTTGTTAGCTCTAGTTATAAGAACTCTAAATTTCTAATATTGCAATGTTTGTAAGAATACCAGTCAATTATTAATTTAGGTAAAGGCAGGTTTTCTGGTTGCACTGCACACACATCCTTTTAGGAGCAAGCTATGTGCTCCTTttcaagaataaaaataaagggTTGTTCCCCCATATGCTCTATGTTTTACTGTGTATTCTATTTCAATGCATCCAGTAGTGCTCCTTGGCTTTTGTATTTTGTATAGGCGCATTAGCAGGATCCACCTAGGAGGTGGGTGTCCTCAGAGGCAGAGAAGGCCATGGAAAAATACAAGTAATTGTAAACTTGAATTTGTTAGTTTGGATGTTAATGAATTTAGGCTGAAGGCTAAAGATATTTCTTGCTAAAGAATAGCTCCACCAGACCACCAGTTAAGATACTTATTGTGAAAAAATGGAGGCATGGAGAGAAAGATCAGGAGGGAAAAAGGAATGGAGATGCAGAACTTATGTATATTGTGCAATATGCACAATATCTTCTTCAGTATTGGGATTATATCACCTACCCAGAGCATTGGCTGATCACATCCTATCTTAATTATTGATGTACTGTGTAGATATCGAACAACATCTTATCCCTTTTCTTTGTAAAGAACAATATCTTATCCTTTCCTTGATAGCTTAAAAGAATCTAAATAACATATATGATGAAACAagatctgattttgtttttagGTTAGATTGTAATCTAGTTTTAATTTGAATTTGTAGTATCATGAACATAACACTCATATCTAACATCAGCACTTACATATGATTGGGCTCTTTGTTATAATTTATATCTTAAAAATATCAAGCGCTTTATTGCGCAATAGTTTCTTAGCCAATGAAAAGCAGTAGAAACAGAAGCttagggagagagaggaggaaaggaATGGAAGAactcaaaaaggaaaaagaaagaatttataCCACTTGTTGTGACTAGGGCAATGGAGGCAAAGTATAAGAAAATTATATTAAGAAATCTCTTATCCTCTTGCTAGACTTCAAATTTAGCAGATAAGTTTAGAATTTCTTCAGACTTAGACTAGGCATTTTGTGTGACTCTGAAAATATTTTAGGttggagaaggaaagaggggaAAAACTACAATAGAACAGAATTGGTATCAAAACTAGAATCTTAATTCCCAATtcgtaagaaaaaaaaaaaatcagtatcTCAACCCTTTTTTCATGTCAATGAAATGAAGTTGATCAACAGCAAACGTGAATTTAGTCATGTTAAGCTCAAGGCCCATTTCATCAGTATGAATGGCAAATGAAGCAATTGATACAAACATTTTTTGCCTCTGTTACTGTAGGGCTTCAATTCTAACACAAGCAAACAAAGATGCAACTGCAATGACATAATCATTA
Proteins encoded in this window:
- the LOC103721858 gene encoding aluminum-activated malate transporter 10-like yields the protein MVSGKEVAQSLKWRVMVPGGSSVRLEMESGPVDREWPWLYHLVLAAKLKVSGFMKRAWKIGADDPRKAVHCIKVGLALTLVSVFYYIRPLYDGVGGTAMWAIMTVVVIFEFTVGGSLYKGLNRAIATLSAGALAVGIHWLASKSGETAEHMILGSAVFLLSSAATFSRFIPTIKVQFDYGITIFILTFNLVALSGYRVDELLELAEQRLTTVAIGISICLLVCILGCPVWAGEELHLLITCNMEKLADSLVVCVDKYLQEGGIDGDKEASHQNLQGYKCVLNSKASEDSLANLARWEPAHGRFRFRYPWRQYLKVGAAMRYCAYCIETLNSCMNSESRAPEYIKKHIRDGCVKLSLECSEVLKELASSIKSMKKSSRINYLVGEKNNAVEELLDAFKSLQQADSAPLLGSLPLVTVASLLIEISVRTDGVVDAVETLASLACFEPVDGEKPGLSKPPTSSLSSIVSQGEDAMKTLEHV